One Clostridia bacterium DNA window includes the following coding sequences:
- a CDS encoding Mur ligase family protein yields MSALAIICHTRGHNVSGSDLHSFELLEKMKCMGIEVNLGHTKRDFTGVDLVVFNAAISSDNPELIAAKDQNIPCVKRAQLLGSIMAEYPFAIAVSGMHGKTTATAMIAQILYAYDPTVHLGGEFDLIGGNYRIGKSVYFVTEACEYKRNFLYLKPYISIILNVDEDHMDYFKDIEDIQEAFTEFAAGTKRNGVIIVNGEDSRALASAALTMRRYVTFGIGQDYDYNAQNLKEEENGRYSFDFYKRDRKLCRIFLKVPGRHNIYNALAAAAAANIFN; encoded by the coding sequence ATGTCAGCGCTTGCTATTATATGTCACACGCGGGGACATAACGTAAGCGGTTCTGATTTGCATTCATTTGAACTGTTGGAAAAAATGAAATGTATGGGCATAGAAGTCAACCTTGGTCATACCAAACGTGATTTTACCGGAGTTGATTTGGTTGTTTTCAATGCGGCAATTTCTTCCGACAATCCAGAACTTATTGCGGCAAAAGATCAAAATATTCCATGTGTAAAACGCGCGCAGCTTTTGGGCAGTATTATGGCAGAATATCCTTTTGCTATTGCTGTAAGCGGAATGCATGGCAAGACCACGGCCACAGCAATGATTGCGCAGATTTTGTATGCATATGATCCAACTGTACATTTGGGCGGAGAATTTGATCTTATAGGCGGCAATTACCGTATAGGTAAAAGTGTATACTTTGTTACAGAAGCATGTGAATATAAGCGAAATTTTTTATATCTTAAGCCGTATATCAGTATTATTCTAAATGTTGATGAAGATCATATGGACTATTTTAAGGACATAGAAGATATTCAAGAGGCTTTTACTGAATTTGCAGCGGGAACAAAACGCAACGGCGTTATCATCGTAAATGGTGAAGATTCGCGTGCGCTAGCAAGTGCGGCTCTGACGATGCGGCGGTATGTTACTTTTGGAATAGGTCAGGATTATGACTATAATGCTCAAAATTTAAAGGAAGAAGAAAACGGAAGATATTCTTTTGATTTTTATAAGCGCGACCGCAAGCTATGTCGAATATTTTTAAAAGTGCCCGGACGGCATAATATATACAATGCTTTAGCTGCAGCAGCTGCTGCAAATATATTTAATA